A part of Streptomyces sp. NBC_01451 genomic DNA contains:
- a CDS encoding response regulator transcription factor yields MQQPHESAGTEPAPRGRVGAMRVLVVDDDPTVAEVVSGYLDRAGYDVERAGDGPSALVRAAANRPDLVVLDLMLPGMDGLEVCRRIRARGPVPVIMLTARGDEGDRILGLEVGADDYVTKPFSPRELVLRVESVLRRTRPAAAAHPVHGAGITIDPAARRATKNGAELSLTLREFDLLVFLLRNHGRAYSREELMREVWGWDFGDLSTVTVHVRRLRGKVEDDPASPQLIQTVWGVGYRFDTTPFEEAV; encoded by the coding sequence ATGCAGCAGCCGCATGAATCCGCAGGTACCGAGCCCGCTCCCCGAGGGCGGGTCGGCGCGATGCGCGTCCTGGTCGTGGACGACGACCCTACGGTCGCCGAGGTCGTCTCCGGCTATCTCGACCGAGCGGGGTACGACGTGGAACGCGCCGGTGACGGGCCCTCCGCACTCGTACGGGCCGCCGCCAACCGACCGGACCTGGTGGTGCTCGACCTGATGCTGCCCGGCATGGACGGCCTGGAGGTGTGCCGCCGGATTCGGGCCCGTGGACCCGTGCCGGTCATCATGCTCACCGCCCGTGGCGACGAGGGCGACCGGATCCTGGGCCTCGAAGTGGGCGCCGACGACTACGTCACGAAGCCCTTCAGCCCCCGCGAGCTGGTGCTGCGGGTCGAGTCGGTACTGCGCCGGACCCGGCCCGCCGCGGCAGCCCACCCGGTGCACGGGGCAGGCATCACCATCGACCCGGCCGCCCGGCGCGCCACCAAGAACGGCGCCGAACTCAGCCTCACGCTCCGCGAGTTCGACCTCCTCGTCTTCCTCCTGCGCAACCACGGCCGCGCCTACAGCCGCGAAGAGCTGATGCGTGAGGTGTGGGGCTGGGACTTCGGCGACCTGTCCACCGTCACCGTCCATGTACGCCGGCTGCGGGGCAAGGTGGAGGACGACCCGGCCAGCCCGCAGCTGATCCAGACGGTGTGGGGAGTGGGCTACCGCTTCGACACCACGCCGTTCGAGGAGGCAGTGTGA
- a CDS encoding sensor histidine kinase — translation MRAFLLIALFAFLGAVAAGLVGAGVLWLIRRRSLTMSLAVVVAVAVAAMLAGTLAVARAMFLSSHDLTVVTMVVAMAAVVSLATALLLGRRVVAGSRALTAAARSFGDGGHFAAPDGSATAELSALSRELASTSAKLAASRDRERALETSRRELVAWISHDLRTPLAGLRAMSEALEDGVAAEPDRYLRQMRTEVERLNDMVGDLFELSRIHAGALALSPSRMSMYDLVGDALAGADALAREHGVWLIGDRIEPVPVEVDGKEMSRVLSNLLVNAIRRTPSDGTVAIAAERSPDGVVVSVTDGCGGIPDEDLPRVFDTGWRGTHARTPPAGAGLGLAIVRGIVEAHRGQAAVRNVPGGCRFEVTLPLAEA, via the coding sequence ATGCGCGCCTTCCTGCTGATCGCCCTGTTCGCCTTTCTCGGCGCCGTCGCGGCCGGGCTGGTCGGGGCCGGTGTGCTGTGGCTGATCCGGCGACGCTCGCTGACCATGTCCCTCGCCGTGGTCGTGGCCGTTGCCGTGGCGGCCATGCTCGCGGGCACGCTGGCCGTGGCGCGGGCCATGTTCCTGTCCTCGCACGACCTGACCGTTGTGACCATGGTTGTCGCGATGGCGGCGGTCGTCTCGCTGGCCACCGCGCTGCTGCTCGGCCGTCGGGTCGTCGCCGGCAGCAGGGCCCTCACCGCGGCTGCCCGTTCTTTCGGTGACGGCGGCCATTTCGCGGCTCCCGACGGCTCGGCGACCGCCGAACTCTCCGCTCTGAGCCGGGAGTTGGCCAGCACCAGCGCGAAGCTCGCCGCGTCCCGCGACCGCGAGCGCGCCCTGGAGACATCGAGACGTGAACTGGTCGCCTGGATCTCACACGACCTGCGCACCCCGCTCGCCGGGCTGCGCGCGATGTCCGAGGCACTGGAGGACGGCGTCGCCGCCGAACCCGACCGCTACCTCCGCCAGATGCGCACGGAGGTCGAACGTCTCAACGACATGGTGGGTGACCTCTTCGAACTCTCCCGCATCCACGCCGGGGCGCTCGCCCTCTCTCCGTCGCGCATGTCCATGTACGACCTTGTCGGCGACGCCCTCGCGGGAGCGGACGCTCTCGCGAGAGAGCACGGTGTGTGGCTGATCGGCGATCGCATCGAACCGGTGCCGGTCGAGGTCGACGGCAAGGAGATGAGCCGGGTGCTGAGCAATCTGCTGGTCAACGCGATCCGCCGGACACCCTCGGACGGTACGGTCGCGATCGCCGCCGAGCGTTCCCCCGACGGCGTCGTCGTGTCCGTCACCGACGGTTGCGGTGGCATCCCGGACGAGGACCTGCCGCGTGTCTTCGACACCGGCTGGCGCGGCACGCATGCCCGCACCCCTCCGGCCGGTGCCGGCCTCGGTCTCGCCATCGTCCGCGGCATCGTCGAGGCACACCGCGGACAGGCCGCCGTGCGCAATGTGCCCGGCGGCTGCCGCTTCGAGGTGACTCTTCCCCTGGCCGAGGCCTGA
- a CDS encoding ABC transporter substrate-binding protein codes for MSSFLSRRRVLATGAGAALGVGAVAANATPAAASPATSRDTTRGTSRGEETRTLDELYRTALAEGGKLVVYAGGDTPTQQDGTKAAFKARFPDIDLTLIVDYSKYHDVRVDNQFATDTLVPDVVQFQTLQDFDRWKQQGRLLHYKPAGFSKVYDRFKDPQGAWVATGAIAFSFMYDTAKVGSRTPLTPRDLVDPKWKGQIASSFPHDDDAVLYLFTLYARKYGWDWVARFAAQDVRFARGSNSPGDAVFGGQKTIGVGTAGSAVSTSPVTFAIGAGHPFMAWGQRMAVLKQAKNSTAAKLFLNWQLSKEMQNGSFNGWSVRTDVTPPAGLKPIWEYPDAHVDGFPRFMSDRAEVERWKQTFALYFGEVKGDPTPGWLGLHPGA; via the coding sequence GTGTCCAGCTTCCTCAGCAGACGACGTGTCCTCGCCACCGGCGCGGGCGCCGCCCTCGGTGTCGGCGCGGTCGCCGCGAACGCCACCCCCGCTGCCGCCTCCCCCGCCACTTCCCGGGACACCACCCGGGGCACCTCCCGGGGCGAGGAGACCAGGACCCTCGACGAGCTCTACCGGACCGCTCTCGCGGAGGGCGGCAAGCTCGTCGTCTACGCCGGCGGCGACACCCCCACCCAGCAGGACGGCACCAAGGCGGCCTTCAAGGCCCGCTTCCCGGACATCGACCTGACGCTGATCGTCGACTACAGCAAGTACCACGACGTCCGTGTCGACAACCAGTTCGCCACCGACACCCTCGTGCCGGACGTCGTGCAGTTCCAGACCCTTCAGGACTTCGACCGCTGGAAGCAGCAGGGCCGTCTGCTGCACTACAAGCCCGCCGGGTTCTCCAAGGTCTACGACAGGTTCAAGGACCCACAGGGCGCGTGGGTGGCCACCGGAGCCATCGCCTTCAGCTTCATGTACGACACGGCGAAGGTCGGTTCGAGGACGCCTCTCACCCCGCGCGACCTGGTCGACCCGAAGTGGAAGGGCCAGATCGCCTCCTCCTTCCCGCACGACGACGACGCGGTGCTCTACCTCTTCACGCTGTACGCGCGGAAGTACGGCTGGGACTGGGTGGCGAGGTTCGCCGCCCAGGACGTGCGGTTCGCCCGCGGCAGCAACTCCCCGGGTGACGCCGTCTTCGGCGGGCAGAAGACCATCGGTGTCGGCACCGCGGGGTCGGCGGTCAGCACTTCACCCGTGACGTTCGCCATCGGCGCCGGGCATCCGTTCATGGCCTGGGGCCAGCGCATGGCCGTCCTCAAGCAGGCGAAGAACTCCACTGCCGCCAAGCTGTTCCTCAACTGGCAGTTGTCGAAGGAGATGCAGAACGGCTCCTTCAACGGCTGGTCCGTCCGGACCGACGTCACTCCCCCGGCGGGTCTGAAGCCGATCTGGGAGTACCCCGACGCCCACGTGGACGGCTTCCCCCGCTTCATGTCCGACCGCGCGGAGGTGGAGCGCTGGAAGCAGACCTTCGCCCTGTACTTCGGGGAGGTCAAGGGCGACCCGACACCCGGCTGGCTCGGGCTGCATCCGGGGGCGTAG
- a CDS encoding LacI family DNA-binding transcriptional regulator: MEPPARRRRVTIVDVARHAQVSTTAVSKVLRNAYGASPEMRAKVRRAIDELGYRPNAGARSLRGQTYTIGVMLPDIRNPFFPDVLDGITGRLTDTEYQVLLGPGCNGEKEEARVTEAMLDHGMDGLILVAPVSPRAHLEHVASSVPTVVVGRHGSSPVYDTVVDDDVEGASLAVGHLAGLGHRRIAHIEHHETDPTRLMEMPNARRADGYRQAMRALGLGEWIDVASTSYTQEGGYQGARELLARPSVPTAVFAGADIVAMGVLAAINEAGLDVPGDISVAGYDNTTFAALGPISLTSVDQAGHEIGGHAARLLLERLADRQKPTDQVRLSPTLVPRRTTGRPPE, translated from the coding sequence ATGGAGCCGCCAGCACGACGTCGGCGCGTCACGATCGTCGATGTCGCACGCCACGCCCAGGTGTCCACGACCGCGGTGTCCAAGGTGCTGCGCAACGCGTACGGCGCCAGTCCCGAGATGCGCGCGAAGGTGCGCCGCGCGATCGACGAACTCGGTTACCGGCCGAACGCGGGAGCGAGAAGTCTCCGCGGGCAGACATACACCATCGGCGTGATGCTGCCCGACATCCGGAACCCCTTTTTCCCCGACGTGCTCGACGGCATCACCGGCCGGCTGACGGACACGGAGTACCAGGTGCTTCTGGGCCCCGGCTGCAACGGCGAGAAGGAGGAGGCGCGGGTCACCGAGGCGATGCTGGACCACGGCATGGACGGCCTCATCCTGGTCGCGCCGGTCTCGCCCCGCGCCCACCTCGAACACGTCGCCTCCTCCGTGCCGACCGTCGTCGTCGGCCGGCACGGTTCGTCTCCGGTGTACGACACGGTGGTCGACGACGATGTCGAGGGCGCGTCCCTGGCCGTCGGCCATCTCGCCGGTCTCGGGCATCGCCGCATCGCCCACATCGAGCACCACGAGACCGACCCGACACGCCTCATGGAGATGCCCAACGCCCGCCGCGCCGACGGATACCGGCAGGCCATGCGGGCGCTGGGGCTCGGGGAGTGGATCGACGTGGCCTCCACCAGCTACACCCAGGAGGGCGGCTACCAGGGCGCGCGGGAGCTGCTGGCCCGCCCCAGCGTTCCGACGGCCGTCTTCGCGGGTGCGGACATCGTGGCCATGGGTGTCCTGGCGGCGATCAACGAGGCGGGGCTCGACGTTCCCGGTGACATCTCGGTGGCCGGGTACGACAACACCACCTTCGCCGCGCTCGGCCCGATCTCCCTGACCAGCGTCGACCAGGCGGGCCACGAGATCGGCGGGCACGCCGCCCGCCTGCTCCTGGAGCGGCTCGCCGACCGGCAGAAACCCACGGACCAGGTCCGTCTGTCCCCCACCCTGGTGCCGCGCCGGACCACGGGCCGGCCACCGGAGTAG
- a CDS encoding RICIN domain-containing protein translates to MNSPHAESLLLRMHRRRRRPVLAALLAATLAVLGLVATGRAQALSGDIRMHDPSVIKVGSCYYGFSTGFENDTLNPSGSITERRTCDATAATGWTKIGNVWESTPSWITAKLGATPPNIWAPDIKFFNGKYHLYYAGSRWGTSYAVMGLATATSIEGPWTDQGLVTDVNYPIDPNVDWGPDGRLYVSWGSWTGSGTYMHVLDESTGKLSTSDNNLWHIAVDIENPTIILNGGYYYLFGSKGLCCSGTNSTYYTVVGRSTSITGPYLDQSGTNMASGGGTPVLAGAYPKVAAGGADAFDDGTSKFLAYHYYNGDNNGQESLDIRQVTFAGGWPVLAAPLGSTSNRLLNRNSAKCADVWFASTADGAAVNSGNCNGGSNQQWALTPSGSDYRLVNVNSGKCLEIPGGSKTDGATADQWTCDGGTHQLWRRTSVIGAYVTFTNVNSGLCLQVTGGSTTNGAALNQSSCNTGTNQQWLVV, encoded by the coding sequence GTGAACAGCCCCCATGCCGAAAGCCTCCTCCTGCGGATGCACAGACGACGGCGCCGTCCCGTCCTCGCCGCTCTGCTGGCCGCCACCCTGGCCGTCCTCGGTCTGGTCGCGACCGGCCGGGCGCAGGCGCTCAGCGGTGACATCCGTATGCACGACCCGTCCGTCATCAAGGTCGGCAGCTGTTACTACGGCTTCTCCACCGGGTTCGAGAACGACACGCTCAACCCCAGCGGGTCCATAACCGAGCGCAGGACATGCGATGCCACGGCGGCGACCGGCTGGACCAAGATAGGCAACGTCTGGGAGTCGACGCCGTCCTGGATCACCGCCAAGCTGGGTGCGACGCCGCCGAACATCTGGGCCCCCGACATCAAGTTCTTCAACGGCAAGTACCACCTGTACTACGCCGGTTCGCGCTGGGGCACCTCGTACGCCGTGATGGGTCTCGCCACGGCCACCAGCATCGAGGGGCCCTGGACCGACCAGGGCCTGGTCACCGACGTCAACTACCCCATCGACCCCAACGTCGACTGGGGACCGGACGGCCGGCTGTACGTCTCCTGGGGCTCCTGGACCGGCTCCGGCACCTACATGCACGTCCTGGACGAGTCGACAGGCAAGCTGTCCACGAGCGACAACAACCTCTGGCACATCGCCGTCGACATCGAGAACCCGACGATCATCCTCAACGGCGGCTACTACTACCTCTTCGGTTCGAAGGGGCTGTGCTGCAGCGGGACCAACAGCACCTACTACACGGTGGTCGGACGGTCCACGAGCATCACGGGCCCCTATCTCGACCAGAGCGGCACGAACATGGCGTCCGGCGGTGGGACACCGGTGCTCGCGGGCGCCTATCCCAAGGTGGCGGCCGGGGGCGCGGACGCCTTCGACGACGGCACGTCGAAGTTCCTCGCCTACCACTACTACAACGGCGACAACAACGGCCAGGAGTCCCTCGACATCCGCCAGGTCACCTTCGCCGGTGGCTGGCCCGTCCTCGCCGCCCCGCTGGGCTCCACCAGCAACCGCCTCCTGAACCGCAACAGCGCCAAGTGCGCGGACGTCTGGTTCGCGAGCACCGCCGACGGGGCGGCCGTCAACTCCGGCAACTGCAACGGCGGATCCAACCAGCAGTGGGCACTGACTCCCTCCGGTTCGGACTACCGCCTGGTCAACGTCAACAGCGGCAAGTGCCTCGAAATCCCCGGCGGTTCCAAGACCGACGGTGCGACGGCCGACCAGTGGACCTGTGACGGGGGCACGCACCAGCTCTGGCGCAGGACGTCGGTGATCGGCGCCTATGTCACCTTCACCAACGTCAACAGCGGGCTGTGCCTCCAGGTCACCGGAGGGTCGACCACCAACGGGGCGGCCCTGAACCAGTCGAGCTGCAACACCGGCACGAACCAGCAGTGGCTCGTGGTCTGA
- a CDS encoding carbohydrate ABC transporter permease, whose translation MRNSTRTWLGALSVTVSIVVFVVPFAFIVLTAVKDPQQASQLDFSWPRHFQLVDNLVEVVQARDYILVIAFVNSVILTVASVTAMVVLGAMVAFVLQRRVTRWTGMINFLVLSGLIIPPAVVPTIWVLQKAGLFGTLPGLILVEIAFGLSFSILLFRAFIATIPRELDEAAIIDGASPLRLFFRVILPMLRSVVVTVIVVQSVAVFNDFTNPLYFLPGEQNATVQLTLFNFQSQYSTSYNLLFMDILLITIPPLIMFLFFNRQIVAGMTAGAVKG comes from the coding sequence ATGAGGAACTCCACCCGCACCTGGCTGGGCGCCCTGTCGGTCACCGTCAGCATCGTCGTCTTCGTCGTCCCGTTCGCGTTCATCGTGCTCACGGCCGTCAAGGATCCGCAGCAGGCCTCCCAGCTCGACTTCTCCTGGCCACGCCACTTCCAACTGGTCGACAACCTCGTCGAGGTCGTGCAGGCGCGGGACTACATCCTCGTCATCGCGTTCGTGAACAGCGTGATCCTGACCGTCGCCAGTGTGACGGCGATGGTCGTCCTCGGCGCGATGGTCGCCTTCGTGCTCCAGCGCCGCGTCACCCGGTGGACGGGGATGATCAACTTCCTGGTCCTGTCCGGGCTGATCATCCCGCCGGCGGTCGTGCCCACGATCTGGGTCCTCCAGAAGGCCGGGCTGTTCGGCACGCTCCCCGGGCTGATCCTCGTGGAGATCGCCTTCGGGCTCTCCTTCTCCATCCTGCTGTTCCGCGCCTTCATCGCCACCATCCCGCGCGAACTCGACGAGGCCGCGATCATCGACGGCGCGTCCCCGCTGCGGCTCTTCTTCCGGGTCATCCTCCCGATGCTCCGCTCGGTCGTCGTGACCGTGATCGTCGTCCAGTCGGTGGCCGTCTTCAACGACTTCACCAACCCGCTGTACTTCCTGCCGGGCGAGCAGAACGCCACCGTCCAGCTGACCCTGTTCAACTTCCAGAGCCAGTACAGCACCAGCTACAACCTGCTCTTCATGGACATCCTGCTCATCACGATCCCGCCGCTGATCATGTTCCTGTTCTTCAACCGGCAGATCGTCGCGGGGATGACCGCGGGGGCCGTCAAGGGCTGA
- a CDS encoding carbohydrate ABC transporter permease, whose product MTTVAPTPPKTTGRTPTPVRARRSPGTHSSYPTWFYLPAAAVYGALFLVPTLASFYFSLTRWTIFKSTFIGLDNYTEFFQEPALVKGFVNTFLYAVVTSGLKVVLGLFLGILLTSQIRARGYLRSAVFFPVLVSTVGVGITFTAFMDPSTGAINKALAAIGIDGPGWLTEPSLALFSVALVDVWKGVGLATVIYIAGIVSIPQDYYEAAKLDGANSWQLLRNVVLPLSRPATSTVIILSLIGGLRSFDLIWAMTRGGPGFSSDVVASVIYKQYQAGFYGLSTAGNVILFLVVTAVVVPLSRFLARKEVQR is encoded by the coding sequence ATGACCACAGTTGCACCGACCCCGCCGAAGACGACCGGGCGGACACCGACGCCGGTCCGGGCGCGCCGGTCCCCGGGAACGCACAGTTCCTATCCCACCTGGTTCTACCTGCCCGCCGCGGCCGTCTACGGGGCGCTGTTCCTGGTCCCCACCCTCGCGTCGTTCTACTTCAGCCTGACCCGGTGGACGATCTTCAAGTCGACCTTCATCGGCCTGGACAACTACACCGAGTTCTTCCAGGAGCCCGCCCTCGTCAAGGGCTTCGTCAACACGTTCCTCTACGCGGTCGTCACCTCGGGCCTCAAGGTCGTCCTCGGCCTCTTCCTCGGGATCCTGCTGACCAGCCAGATCCGCGCCCGGGGCTATCTGCGCTCGGCCGTGTTCTTCCCCGTGCTGGTCAGCACCGTGGGCGTCGGCATCACCTTCACCGCCTTCATGGACCCCTCCACCGGCGCGATCAACAAGGCCCTCGCCGCGATCGGCATCGACGGTCCGGGATGGCTGACCGAGCCGTCGCTCGCACTGTTCTCGGTGGCCCTCGTAGACGTCTGGAAGGGCGTGGGCCTGGCGACCGTCATCTACATCGCCGGCATCGTGTCCATCCCACAGGACTACTACGAGGCGGCGAAACTCGACGGCGCGAACTCCTGGCAGCTGCTGCGCAACGTCGTCCTGCCGCTGAGCCGGCCCGCGACCTCCACCGTCATCATCCTGTCGCTCATCGGCGGCCTGCGCTCCTTCGACCTCATCTGGGCGATGACACGCGGCGGACCGGGCTTCAGCTCCGACGTGGTCGCCTCCGTCATCTACAAGCAGTACCAGGCGGGCTTCTACGGCCTGTCGACCGCCGGGAACGTCATCCTCTTCCTGGTCGTGACGGCGGTCGTCGTCCCGCTGTCCCGCTTCCTGGCCCGCAAGGAGGTGCAGCGATGA
- a CDS encoding ABC transporter substrate-binding protein: MRSSTLAKRRAVVAAAAVLPLVLSACSAGSLGSADEDGAATSIKLLVDNAPDNLQSAQQLAKAFEAKNPKIKVSVETRPGGTEGDNLIKTRLQTDSMDDLFVYNVGSLFQQIDPTKTLTPITQDPYVKNLDESFVPQVTVGGQTYGVPLGSALGGGVLYNKKVYDRLGLTVPKTWADFIANSEKIKDAGIAPVIQTYQDTWTSQLLVLGDFHNVAAAEPGFVKDYTENKAKYASDPNAVKGFQHLQQIHDLKLQNSDYASATLVKGLQMLATGKGAQYPMLSTVISGIKTSNPEQLNDIGFFALPGDDAATNGLTAWFPNALYVPKTTTGDKLAAVKKLLAFAASPAGCTAQAKASTPTGPYLVKGCTLPTDVPTITKDVAAYFTNGAQSPALEFLSPVKGPSLDQISVQVGSGITDAKTGATQYDKDTKKQAQQLGLSGW, from the coding sequence ATGAGGTCAAGCACTCTCGCCAAGAGAAGGGCCGTGGTGGCCGCGGCCGCCGTTCTGCCGCTGGTGCTCAGCGCCTGCAGCGCCGGCTCTCTCGGCTCGGCCGACGAGGACGGGGCCGCGACGTCGATCAAGCTTCTCGTCGACAACGCGCCCGACAACCTCCAGTCCGCGCAGCAACTGGCCAAGGCCTTCGAGGCGAAGAACCCGAAGATCAAGGTGAGCGTGGAAACACGTCCCGGCGGGACAGAGGGCGACAACCTCATCAAGACGCGGCTGCAGACGGACAGCATGGACGACCTGTTCGTCTACAACGTGGGTTCCCTGTTCCAGCAGATCGACCCGACGAAGACGCTCACACCCATCACCCAGGACCCGTACGTCAAGAATCTCGACGAGTCCTTCGTCCCGCAGGTCACGGTCGGCGGCCAGACCTACGGCGTCCCGTTGGGCTCGGCTCTCGGCGGCGGTGTCCTCTACAACAAGAAGGTCTACGACAGGCTCGGCCTGACGGTGCCCAAGACCTGGGCCGACTTCATCGCCAACAGCGAGAAGATCAAGGACGCCGGCATCGCTCCGGTCATCCAGACCTACCAGGACACCTGGACCTCCCAGCTTCTCGTCCTGGGCGACTTCCACAACGTGGCGGCGGCGGAACCGGGCTTCGTCAAGGACTACACGGAGAACAAGGCGAAGTACGCCTCCGACCCGAACGCGGTGAAGGGCTTCCAGCACCTGCAGCAGATCCACGACCTGAAACTGCAGAACTCCGACTACGCGTCGGCCACCCTCGTCAAGGGCCTCCAGATGCTGGCCACCGGCAAGGGCGCCCAGTACCCGATGCTCTCCACTGTCATCAGCGGGATCAAGACGAGCAACCCGGAGCAGCTCAACGACATCGGCTTCTTCGCGCTGCCGGGTGACGACGCCGCCACCAACGGCCTGACGGCGTGGTTCCCGAACGCCCTGTACGTCCCGAAGACCACCACGGGCGACAAGCTCGCCGCGGTGAAGAAGCTCCTCGCGTTCGCCGCGAGCCCGGCCGGCTGCACGGCCCAGGCCAAGGCGTCGACACCGACCGGGCCGTACCTGGTCAAGGGCTGCACCCTGCCGACGGACGTGCCGACGATCACCAAGGACGTCGCCGCGTACTTCACCAACGGCGCCCAGAGCCCGGCGCTGGAGTTCCTGTCCCCGGTGAAGGGACCGAGCCTCGACCAGATCAGCGTGCAGGTCGGCTCCGGCATCACCGACGCGAAGACGGGTGCGACCCAGTACGACAAGGACACGAAGAAGCAGGCACAGCAGCTCGGCCTGTCGGGCTGGTAG
- a CDS encoding LacI family DNA-binding transcriptional regulator — protein MRTTGGAKRVTIADVARSAGVSTSAVSKVLTNAYGVSPAMRERVRAAMAELGYRPHAAARGMRGRTYTIGVLLASIRNAFYADLLEGVDAQLRNSEYAVFMGSSGSAEMDDQTKLIHAMVDRQMDGLILIAPAVPRTEVVRIAADVPTVVLGHHDPSPAYDCVVNQDGLGVDLVVDHLVGLGHRDIAHLSHPTVRGTQWQQRPEHHVRAAYGEAMARHGLADLARVVNSGYSDAGGYRGAMELLTSTRPPTAIFAGADVAATGVFRAAAELGLRIPADLSLAGYNNTSVAALAPVDLTSVDQAGVMMGETAARLLVERIENRRDRAVVMASTPHLVVRGSTAPPRH, from the coding sequence ATGAGAACAACGGGCGGCGCGAAGAGAGTGACGATCGCCGACGTCGCGCGCAGCGCGGGCGTGTCGACCTCGGCCGTGTCGAAGGTGCTGACCAACGCCTACGGGGTGAGCCCCGCGATGCGCGAGCGGGTGCGGGCCGCGATGGCCGAGCTGGGCTATCGTCCGCATGCCGCCGCCCGCGGCATGCGGGGCCGTACCTACACCATCGGCGTGCTGCTCGCGAGCATCCGGAACGCCTTCTACGCGGACCTTCTGGAGGGGGTGGACGCGCAGCTGCGGAACAGTGAGTACGCGGTGTTCATGGGCTCCAGCGGCTCCGCCGAGATGGACGACCAGACGAAGCTCATCCACGCCATGGTGGACCGGCAGATGGACGGCCTGATCCTGATCGCCCCCGCCGTTCCCCGGACGGAGGTGGTGCGCATCGCCGCCGACGTGCCGACGGTGGTGCTCGGCCACCACGACCCGTCACCGGCGTACGACTGCGTGGTCAACCAGGACGGGCTGGGCGTCGATCTCGTGGTGGACCATCTGGTCGGACTGGGGCACCGGGACATCGCCCACCTCTCGCACCCGACGGTGCGCGGGACCCAGTGGCAGCAGCGGCCGGAACACCACGTCCGGGCCGCCTACGGCGAGGCGATGGCCCGGCACGGCCTCGCCGACCTGGCCCGGGTCGTGAACTCGGGGTATTCGGACGCGGGCGGTTACCGGGGTGCCATGGAACTGCTCACCTCCACGCGCCCGCCCACCGCGATCTTCGCCGGCGCGGACGTCGCCGCGACCGGCGTCTTCCGGGCCGCCGCCGAACTCGGCCTGCGCATTCCCGCGGATCTCTCGCTCGCCGGATACAACAACACCTCGGTGGCCGCCCTCGCTCCGGTGGACCTGACCAGCGTGGACCAGGCGGGCGTCATGATGGGCGAGACGGCCGCCCGGCTCCTCGTGGAGCGGATCGAGAACCGTCGTGACCGCGCCGTCGTCATGGCCTCGACCCCGCACCTCGTGGTGCGCGGCAGCACGGCTCCTCCGCGCCACTGA